In the genome of Microbacterium saperdae, one region contains:
- a CDS encoding bifunctional 4-hydroxy-2-oxoglutarate aldolase/2-dehydro-3-deoxy-phosphogluconate aldolase — protein sequence MSTVDNTQLQLRLASSRIVAILRGTDVDATVAAARTLLDVGILTLEITLTLRDAEEAIAQLVQDAPADALIGAGTVLDEGDVDRAVSAGAQFLVTPTLNDSVPYAVAQSIGILPGVYTPTEIQRGHDLGSAAVKLFPAATLGAGFIRAVRDPFPGARIIPVGGVTAATVGDYLAAGAFGVGVGGPLVGDAASPGGDLDALAVRARSFLDALRVD from the coding sequence ATGAGCACGGTGGACAACACGCAGCTCCAGCTCCGCCTGGCGTCGAGCAGGATCGTCGCCATCCTCCGTGGGACGGACGTCGATGCCACGGTCGCCGCCGCACGCACGCTGCTGGACGTCGGCATCCTGACCCTCGAGATCACCCTGACCCTGCGTGATGCGGAGGAGGCGATCGCACAGCTGGTGCAGGACGCGCCCGCTGACGCGCTGATCGGGGCGGGTACCGTGCTCGACGAGGGCGACGTCGATCGGGCCGTCTCCGCGGGCGCGCAGTTCCTGGTCACTCCCACCCTCAACGACTCCGTCCCCTACGCCGTGGCGCAGAGCATCGGCATCCTTCCGGGCGTCTACACGCCCACCGAGATCCAGCGCGGCCACGATCTGGGCAGCGCAGCCGTGAAGCTGTTCCCGGCTGCGACCCTGGGGGCGGGGTTCATCCGCGCGGTGCGCGACCCCTTCCCCGGTGCGCGGATCATCCCGGTCGGAGGAGTGACCGCCGCCACCGTCGGCGACTACCTCGCGGCGGGGGCCTTCGGCGTCGGAGTCGGCGGCCCGCTCGTCGGCGATGCGGCCTCACCGGGCGGAGACCTCGACGCGCTGGCGGTGCGTGCGCGGTCGTTCCTCGACGCGCTGCGGGTCGACTGA